The following proteins are co-located in the Gorilla gorilla gorilla isolate KB3781 chromosome 18, NHGRI_mGorGor1-v2.1_pri, whole genome shotgun sequence genome:
- the FCSK gene encoding L-fucose kinase isoform X3 — translation MEQPKGVDWTVIILTCQYKDSVQVFQRELEVRQKREQIPAGTLLLAVEDPEKRVGSGGATLNALLVAAEHLSARAGFTVVTSDVLHSAWILILHMGRDFPFDDCGRAFTCLPVENPEAPVEALVCNLDCLLDIITHRVRLGSGPWCLVPDRATSLPLFPQLGPGSPPGVWVCSTDMLLSVPANPGISWDSFRGARVIALPGSPAYAQNHGVYLTDPQGLVLDIYYQGTEAEIQRCVRPDGRVPLVSGVVFFSVETAERLLATHVSPPLDACTYLGLDSGARPVQLSLFFDILHCMAENVTREDFLVGRPPELGQGDADVAGYLQSARAQLWRELRDQPLTMAYVSNGSYSYMTSSASEFLLSLTLPGAPGAQIVHSQVEEQQLLATGSSVVSCLLEGPVRLGPGSVLQHCHLRGPIHIGAGCLVTGLDTAHSKALHGRELRDLVLQGHHMWLHGSPGHAFTLVGRLDSWERQGAGTYLNVPWSEFFKRTGVRAWDLWDPDTLPAEYCLPSARLFPVLHPSRELGPQDLLWMLDHQEDGGEALRAWRASWRLSWEQLQLCLDRAATLASRRDLFFRQALHKARHVLEARQDLSLRPLIWAAVREGCPGPLLATLDQVAAGAGDPGVAARALACVADVLGCMAEGRGGLRSGPAANPEWMQPFSYLECGDLAAGVEALAQERDKWLSRPALLVRAARHYEGAGQILIRQAVMSAQHFVSTEQVELPGPGQWVVAECPARVDFSGGWSDTPPLAYELGGAVLGLAVRVDGRRPIGARARRILEPELWLAVGPRQDEMTVKIVCRCLADLRDYCQPHAPGALLKAAFICAGIVHVHSELQLSEQLLRTFGGGFELHTWSELPHGSGLGTSSILAGTALAALQRAAGRVVGTEALIHAVLHLEQVLTTGPPQGVRPRLQHTPGKKLLQRPTEA, via the exons ATGGAGCAGCCGAAGGGAGTTGATTGGACAGTCATCATCCTGACCTGCCAGTACAAGGACAGTGTCCAGGTCTTTCAGAGAG AACTGGAAGTGCGGCAGAAGCGGGAGCAGATCCCTGCTGGGACGCTGTTACTGGCCGTGGAGGACCCAGAGAAGCGTGTGGGCAGCGGAGGAGCCACCCTCAACGCCCTGCTGGTGGCTGCTGAACACCTGAGTGCCCGGGCAGGCTtcact GTGGTCACATCCGATGTCCTGCACTCGGCCTGGATCCTCATTCTGCACATG GGTCGAGACTTCCCCTTTGATGACTGTGGCAGGGCCTTCACCTGCCTCCCCGTGGAGAACCCCGAGGCCCCCGTGGAAGCCTTGGTCTGCAACCTGGACTGCCTGCTGGACATCATCACCCATCGGGTGAGGCTGGGTAGTGGCCCGTGGTGCCTCGTCCCAGATAGAGCCACTTCCCTCCCACTGTTCCCCCAG CTGGGCCCGGGCTCCCCGCCAGGCGTGTGGGTCTGCAGCACCGACATGCTGCTGTCTGTTCCTGCAAATCCTG GGATCAGCTGGGACAGCTTCCGGGGAGCCAGAGTGATCGCCCTCCCAGGGAGCCCGGCCTACGCTCAGAATCATGGCGTCTACCTAACTGACCCCCAG GGCCTCGTTTTGGACATTTACTACCAGGGCACTGAGGCAGAGATTCAGCGGTGTGTCAGGCCTGATGGGCGGGTGCCACTG GTCTCTGGGGTTGTCTTCTTCTCTGTGGAGACTGCCGAGCGCCTCCTAGCCACCCACGTGAGCCCGCCCCTGGATGCCTGCACCTACCTAGGCTTGGACTCCGGAGCCCGGCCTGTCCAG ctgTCTCTGTTTTTTGACATTCTGCACTGCATGGCTGAGAACGTGACCAGGGAGGACTTCCTGGTGGGGAGGCCCCCAGAGTTGGGGCAAGGCGATGCAGATGTAGCGGGTTATCTGCAGAGCGCCCGGGCCCAGCTGTGGAGGGAGCTTCGCGATCAGCCCCTTACCATGG CCTATGTCTCCAACGGCAGCTACAGCTACATGACCTCCTCAGCCAGTGAGTTCCTGCTCAGCCTCACACTCCCCGGGGCTCCTGGGGCCCAGATTGTGCACTCCCAGGTGGAG GAGCAGCAGCTCCTGGCGACCGGGAGCTCTGTGGTCAGCTGCCTGCTGGAGGGCCCTGTCCGGCTGGGTCCTGGGAGTGTCCTGCAGCACTGCCACCTACGG GGCCCCATTCACATAGGCGCTGGCTGCTTGGTGACTGGCCTAGATACAGCCCACTCCAAGGCCCTGCATGGCCGGGAGCTGCGTGACCTTGTCCTGCAGGGACACCACATGTGGCTACACGGCTCCCCGGGCCACGCCTTCACCCTCGTTGGCCGTCTGGACAGCTGGGAG AGACAGGGGGCAGGCACATATCTCAACGTGCCCTGGAGTGAATTCTTCAAGAGGACAGGTGTTCG AGCCTGGGACCTGTGGGACCCCGACACGCTGCCCGCAGAGTACTGCCTTCCCAGCGCCCGCCTCTTTCCTGTGCTCCACCCCTCGAGGGAGCTGGGACCCCAGGACCTGCTGTGGATGCTGGACCACCAGGAGGATGGGGGCGAGGCCCTGCGAGCCTGGCGAGCCTCCTGGCGCCTGTCCTGGGagcagctgcagctgtgcctggaTCGGGCTGCCACGCTGGCCTCTCGCCGGGACCTGTTCTTCCGCCAGGCCCTGCATAAGGCGCGGCACGTGCTGGAGGCCCGGCAGGACCTCAGCCTGCGCCCGCTGATCTGGGCTGCTGTCCGCGAGGGCTGCCCCGGGCCCCTGCTGGCCACACTGGACCAGG TTGCAGCTGGGGCAGGAGACCCTGGCGTGGCAGCACGGGCACTGGCCTGTGTGGCGGACGTCCTGGGCTGCATGGCAGAGGGCCGTGGGGGCTTGCGGAGCGGGCCAGCTGCCAACCCTGAGTGGATGCAGCCCTTCTCATACCTGGAGTGTGGAGACCTGGCAGCGGGCGTGGAGGCGCTTGCCCAGGAGAGGGACAAGTGGCTAAGCAG GCCAGCCTTGCTGGTGCGAGCGGCCCGCCACTATGAGGGGGCTGGTCAGATCCTGATCCGCCAGGCTGTGATGTCAGCCCAGCACTTTGTCTCCACAGAGCAGGTGGAACTGCCGGGACCTGGGCAGTGGGTGGTGGCTGAGTGCCCGGCCCGTGTGGATTTCTCTG GGGGCTGGAGTGACACGCCACCCCTTGCCTATGAGCTTGGCGGGGCTGTGCTGGGCCTGGCTGTGCGAGTGGACGGCCGCCGGCCCATCGGAGCCAGGGCACGCCGCATCCTGGAGCCTGAGCTGTGGCTGGCGGTGGGGCCTCGGCAGGATGAGATGACTGTGAAGATAGTGTGCCGGTGCCTGGCTGACCTGCGGGACTACTGCCAGCCTCATGCCCCAG GGGCCCTGCTGAAGGCGGCCTTCATCTGTGCGGGGATCGTGCATGTCCACTCGGAACTCCAGCTGAGTGAGCAGCTGCTCCGCACCTTCGGGGGCGGCTTTGAGCTGCACACCTGGTCTGAGCTGCCCCACGGCTCTGGCCTGG GCACCAGCAGCATCCTGGCAGGCACTGCCCTGGCTGCCTTGCAGCGAGCCGCAGGCCGGGTCGTGGGCACGGAAGCCCTGATCCACGCAGTGCTGCACCTGGAGCAGGTGCTCACCACTG GTCCACCTCAGGGTGTCAGGCCCCGTCTCCAGCACACCCCTGGAAAGAAACTGCTGCAAAGGCCTACTGAAGCCTGA
- the FCSK gene encoding L-fucose kinase isoform X1 produces MEQPKGVDWTVIILTCQYKDSVQVFQRELEVRQKREQIPAGTLLLAVEDPEKRVGSGGATLNALLVAAEHLSARAGFTVVTSDVLHSAWILILHMGRDFPFDDCGRAFTCLPVENPEAPVEALVCNLDCLLDIITHRVRLGSGPWCLVPDRATSLPLFPQLGPGSPPGVWVCSTDMLLSVPANPGISWDSFRGARVIALPGSPAYAQNHGVYLTDPQGLVLDIYYQGTEAEIQRCVRPDGRVPLVSGVVFFSVETAERLLATHVSPPLDACTYLGLDSGARPVQLSLFFDILHCMAENVTREDFLVGRPPELGQGDADVAGYLQSARAQLWRELRDQPLTMAYVSNGSYSYMTSSASEFLLSLTLPGAPGAQIVHSQVEEQQLLATGSSVVSCLLEGPVRLGPGSVLQHCHLRGPIHIGAGCLVTGLDTAHSKALHGRELRDLVLQGHHMWLHGSPGHAFTLVGRLDSWERQGAGTYLNVPWSEFFKRTGVRAWDLWDPDTLPAEYCLPSARLFPVLHPSRELGPQDLLWMLDHQEDGGEALRAWRASWRLSWEQLQLCLDRAATLASRRDLFFRQALHKARHVLEARQDLSLRPLIWAAVREGCPGPLLATLDQVAAGAGDPGVAARALACVADVLGCMAEGRGGLRSGPAANPEWMQPFSYLECGDLAAGVEALAQERDKWLSRPALLVRAARHYEGAGQILIRQAVMSAQHFVSTEQVELPGPGQWVVAECPARVDFSGGWSDTPPLAYELGGAVLGLAVRVDGRRPIGARARRILEPELWLAVGPRQDEMTVKIVCRCLADLRDYCQPHAPGALLKAAFICAGIVHVHSELQLSEQLLRTFGGGFELHTWSELPHGSGLGTSSILAGTALAALQRAAGRVVGTEALIHAVLHLEQVLTTGGGWQDQVGGLMPGIKVGRSRAQLPLKVEVEEVTVPEGFVQKLNDHLLLVYTGKTRLARNLLQDVLRSWYARLPAVVQNAHSLVRQTEECAEGFRQGSLPLLGQCLTSYWEQKKLMAPGCEPLTVRRMMDVLAPHVHGQSLAGAGGGGFLYLLTKEPQQKEALEAVLAKTEGLGNYSIHLVEVDTQGLSLKLLGTEASTCCPFP; encoded by the exons ATGGAGCAGCCGAAGGGAGTTGATTGGACAGTCATCATCCTGACCTGCCAGTACAAGGACAGTGTCCAGGTCTTTCAGAGAG AACTGGAAGTGCGGCAGAAGCGGGAGCAGATCCCTGCTGGGACGCTGTTACTGGCCGTGGAGGACCCAGAGAAGCGTGTGGGCAGCGGAGGAGCCACCCTCAACGCCCTGCTGGTGGCTGCTGAACACCTGAGTGCCCGGGCAGGCTtcact GTGGTCACATCCGATGTCCTGCACTCGGCCTGGATCCTCATTCTGCACATG GGTCGAGACTTCCCCTTTGATGACTGTGGCAGGGCCTTCACCTGCCTCCCCGTGGAGAACCCCGAGGCCCCCGTGGAAGCCTTGGTCTGCAACCTGGACTGCCTGCTGGACATCATCACCCATCGGGTGAGGCTGGGTAGTGGCCCGTGGTGCCTCGTCCCAGATAGAGCCACTTCCCTCCCACTGTTCCCCCAG CTGGGCCCGGGCTCCCCGCCAGGCGTGTGGGTCTGCAGCACCGACATGCTGCTGTCTGTTCCTGCAAATCCTG GGATCAGCTGGGACAGCTTCCGGGGAGCCAGAGTGATCGCCCTCCCAGGGAGCCCGGCCTACGCTCAGAATCATGGCGTCTACCTAACTGACCCCCAG GGCCTCGTTTTGGACATTTACTACCAGGGCACTGAGGCAGAGATTCAGCGGTGTGTCAGGCCTGATGGGCGGGTGCCACTG GTCTCTGGGGTTGTCTTCTTCTCTGTGGAGACTGCCGAGCGCCTCCTAGCCACCCACGTGAGCCCGCCCCTGGATGCCTGCACCTACCTAGGCTTGGACTCCGGAGCCCGGCCTGTCCAG ctgTCTCTGTTTTTTGACATTCTGCACTGCATGGCTGAGAACGTGACCAGGGAGGACTTCCTGGTGGGGAGGCCCCCAGAGTTGGGGCAAGGCGATGCAGATGTAGCGGGTTATCTGCAGAGCGCCCGGGCCCAGCTGTGGAGGGAGCTTCGCGATCAGCCCCTTACCATGG CCTATGTCTCCAACGGCAGCTACAGCTACATGACCTCCTCAGCCAGTGAGTTCCTGCTCAGCCTCACACTCCCCGGGGCTCCTGGGGCCCAGATTGTGCACTCCCAGGTGGAG GAGCAGCAGCTCCTGGCGACCGGGAGCTCTGTGGTCAGCTGCCTGCTGGAGGGCCCTGTCCGGCTGGGTCCTGGGAGTGTCCTGCAGCACTGCCACCTACGG GGCCCCATTCACATAGGCGCTGGCTGCTTGGTGACTGGCCTAGATACAGCCCACTCCAAGGCCCTGCATGGCCGGGAGCTGCGTGACCTTGTCCTGCAGGGACACCACATGTGGCTACACGGCTCCCCGGGCCACGCCTTCACCCTCGTTGGCCGTCTGGACAGCTGGGAG AGACAGGGGGCAGGCACATATCTCAACGTGCCCTGGAGTGAATTCTTCAAGAGGACAGGTGTTCG AGCCTGGGACCTGTGGGACCCCGACACGCTGCCCGCAGAGTACTGCCTTCCCAGCGCCCGCCTCTTTCCTGTGCTCCACCCCTCGAGGGAGCTGGGACCCCAGGACCTGCTGTGGATGCTGGACCACCAGGAGGATGGGGGCGAGGCCCTGCGAGCCTGGCGAGCCTCCTGGCGCCTGTCCTGGGagcagctgcagctgtgcctggaTCGGGCTGCCACGCTGGCCTCTCGCCGGGACCTGTTCTTCCGCCAGGCCCTGCATAAGGCGCGGCACGTGCTGGAGGCCCGGCAGGACCTCAGCCTGCGCCCGCTGATCTGGGCTGCTGTCCGCGAGGGCTGCCCCGGGCCCCTGCTGGCCACACTGGACCAGG TTGCAGCTGGGGCAGGAGACCCTGGCGTGGCAGCACGGGCACTGGCCTGTGTGGCGGACGTCCTGGGCTGCATGGCAGAGGGCCGTGGGGGCTTGCGGAGCGGGCCAGCTGCCAACCCTGAGTGGATGCAGCCCTTCTCATACCTGGAGTGTGGAGACCTGGCAGCGGGCGTGGAGGCGCTTGCCCAGGAGAGGGACAAGTGGCTAAGCAG GCCAGCCTTGCTGGTGCGAGCGGCCCGCCACTATGAGGGGGCTGGTCAGATCCTGATCCGCCAGGCTGTGATGTCAGCCCAGCACTTTGTCTCCACAGAGCAGGTGGAACTGCCGGGACCTGGGCAGTGGGTGGTGGCTGAGTGCCCGGCCCGTGTGGATTTCTCTG GGGGCTGGAGTGACACGCCACCCCTTGCCTATGAGCTTGGCGGGGCTGTGCTGGGCCTGGCTGTGCGAGTGGACGGCCGCCGGCCCATCGGAGCCAGGGCACGCCGCATCCTGGAGCCTGAGCTGTGGCTGGCGGTGGGGCCTCGGCAGGATGAGATGACTGTGAAGATAGTGTGCCGGTGCCTGGCTGACCTGCGGGACTACTGCCAGCCTCATGCCCCAG GGGCCCTGCTGAAGGCGGCCTTCATCTGTGCGGGGATCGTGCATGTCCACTCGGAACTCCAGCTGAGTGAGCAGCTGCTCCGCACCTTCGGGGGCGGCTTTGAGCTGCACACCTGGTCTGAGCTGCCCCACGGCTCTGGCCTGG GCACCAGCAGCATCCTGGCAGGCACTGCCCTGGCTGCCTTGCAGCGAGCCGCAGGCCGGGTCGTGGGCACGGAAGCCCTGATCCACGCAGTGCTGCACCTGGAGCAGGTGCTCACCACTG GAGGTGGCTGGCAGGACCAAGTAGGTGGCCTAATGCCTGGCATCAAGGTGGGGCGCTCCCGGGCTCAGCTGCCACTGAAGGTGGAGGTAGAAGAGGTCACGGTGCCTGAGGGCTTTGTCCAGAAGCTCAATGACCACCTGCTCTTGGTGTACACTGGCAAGACCCGCCTGGCTCGGAACCTGCTGCAG GATGTGCTGAGGAGCTGGTATGCCCGACTTCCTGCTGTGGTGCAGAATGCCCACAGCCTGGTGCGGCAAACTGAGGAGTGCGCTGAAGGCTTCCGCCAAG GAAGCCTGCCTCTGCTGGGCCAGTGCCTGACCTCGTACTGGGAGCAGAAGAAGCTCATGGCTCCAGGCTGTGAGCCCCTGACTGTGCGGCGTATGATGGATGTCCTGGCCCCCCACGTGCATGGCCAGAGCCTGGCTGGGGCAGGCGGTGGAGGCTTTCTCTATCTGTTGACCAAGGAGCCACAGCAAAAGGAGGCCTTGGAGGCGGTGCTGGCCAAGACCGAG GGCCTTGGGAATTACAGCATCCACCTGGTTGAAGTGGACACTCAGGGCCTGAGCCTGAAGCTGCTGGGGACCGAGGCCTCAACCTGTTGCCCTTTCCCATGA
- the FCSK gene encoding L-fucose kinase isoform X2, giving the protein MEQPKGVDWTVIILTCQYKDSVQVFQRELEVRQKREQIPAGTLLLAVEDPEKRVGSGGATLNALLVAAEHLSARAGFTVVTSDVLHSAWILILHMGRDFPFDDCGRAFTCLPVENPEAPVEALVCNLDCLLDIITHRLGPGSPPGVWVCSTDMLLSVPANPGISWDSFRGARVIALPGSPAYAQNHGVYLTDPQGLVLDIYYQGTEAEIQRCVRPDGRVPLVSGVVFFSVETAERLLATHVSPPLDACTYLGLDSGARPVQLSLFFDILHCMAENVTREDFLVGRPPELGQGDADVAGYLQSARAQLWRELRDQPLTMAYVSNGSYSYMTSSASEFLLSLTLPGAPGAQIVHSQVEEQQLLATGSSVVSCLLEGPVRLGPGSVLQHCHLRGPIHIGAGCLVTGLDTAHSKALHGRELRDLVLQGHHMWLHGSPGHAFTLVGRLDSWERQGAGTYLNVPWSEFFKRTGVRAWDLWDPDTLPAEYCLPSARLFPVLHPSRELGPQDLLWMLDHQEDGGEALRAWRASWRLSWEQLQLCLDRAATLASRRDLFFRQALHKARHVLEARQDLSLRPLIWAAVREGCPGPLLATLDQVAAGAGDPGVAARALACVADVLGCMAEGRGGLRSGPAANPEWMQPFSYLECGDLAAGVEALAQERDKWLSRPALLVRAARHYEGAGQILIRQAVMSAQHFVSTEQVELPGPGQWVVAECPARVDFSGGWSDTPPLAYELGGAVLGLAVRVDGRRPIGARARRILEPELWLAVGPRQDEMTVKIVCRCLADLRDYCQPHAPGALLKAAFICAGIVHVHSELQLSEQLLRTFGGGFELHTWSELPHGSGLGTSSILAGTALAALQRAAGRVVGTEALIHAVLHLEQVLTTGGGWQDQVGGLMPGIKVGRSRAQLPLKVEVEEVTVPEGFVQKLNDHLLLVYTGKTRLARNLLQDVLRSWYARLPAVVQNAHSLVRQTEECAEGFRQGSLPLLGQCLTSYWEQKKLMAPGCEPLTVRRMMDVLAPHVHGQSLAGAGGGGFLYLLTKEPQQKEALEAVLAKTEGLGNYSIHLVEVDTQGLSLKLLGTEASTCCPFP; this is encoded by the exons ATGGAGCAGCCGAAGGGAGTTGATTGGACAGTCATCATCCTGACCTGCCAGTACAAGGACAGTGTCCAGGTCTTTCAGAGAG AACTGGAAGTGCGGCAGAAGCGGGAGCAGATCCCTGCTGGGACGCTGTTACTGGCCGTGGAGGACCCAGAGAAGCGTGTGGGCAGCGGAGGAGCCACCCTCAACGCCCTGCTGGTGGCTGCTGAACACCTGAGTGCCCGGGCAGGCTtcact GTGGTCACATCCGATGTCCTGCACTCGGCCTGGATCCTCATTCTGCACATG GGTCGAGACTTCCCCTTTGATGACTGTGGCAGGGCCTTCACCTGCCTCCCCGTGGAGAACCCCGAGGCCCCCGTGGAAGCCTTGGTCTGCAACCTGGACTGCCTGCTGGACATCATCACCCATCGG CTGGGCCCGGGCTCCCCGCCAGGCGTGTGGGTCTGCAGCACCGACATGCTGCTGTCTGTTCCTGCAAATCCTG GGATCAGCTGGGACAGCTTCCGGGGAGCCAGAGTGATCGCCCTCCCAGGGAGCCCGGCCTACGCTCAGAATCATGGCGTCTACCTAACTGACCCCCAG GGCCTCGTTTTGGACATTTACTACCAGGGCACTGAGGCAGAGATTCAGCGGTGTGTCAGGCCTGATGGGCGGGTGCCACTG GTCTCTGGGGTTGTCTTCTTCTCTGTGGAGACTGCCGAGCGCCTCCTAGCCACCCACGTGAGCCCGCCCCTGGATGCCTGCACCTACCTAGGCTTGGACTCCGGAGCCCGGCCTGTCCAG ctgTCTCTGTTTTTTGACATTCTGCACTGCATGGCTGAGAACGTGACCAGGGAGGACTTCCTGGTGGGGAGGCCCCCAGAGTTGGGGCAAGGCGATGCAGATGTAGCGGGTTATCTGCAGAGCGCCCGGGCCCAGCTGTGGAGGGAGCTTCGCGATCAGCCCCTTACCATGG CCTATGTCTCCAACGGCAGCTACAGCTACATGACCTCCTCAGCCAGTGAGTTCCTGCTCAGCCTCACACTCCCCGGGGCTCCTGGGGCCCAGATTGTGCACTCCCAGGTGGAG GAGCAGCAGCTCCTGGCGACCGGGAGCTCTGTGGTCAGCTGCCTGCTGGAGGGCCCTGTCCGGCTGGGTCCTGGGAGTGTCCTGCAGCACTGCCACCTACGG GGCCCCATTCACATAGGCGCTGGCTGCTTGGTGACTGGCCTAGATACAGCCCACTCCAAGGCCCTGCATGGCCGGGAGCTGCGTGACCTTGTCCTGCAGGGACACCACATGTGGCTACACGGCTCCCCGGGCCACGCCTTCACCCTCGTTGGCCGTCTGGACAGCTGGGAG AGACAGGGGGCAGGCACATATCTCAACGTGCCCTGGAGTGAATTCTTCAAGAGGACAGGTGTTCG AGCCTGGGACCTGTGGGACCCCGACACGCTGCCCGCAGAGTACTGCCTTCCCAGCGCCCGCCTCTTTCCTGTGCTCCACCCCTCGAGGGAGCTGGGACCCCAGGACCTGCTGTGGATGCTGGACCACCAGGAGGATGGGGGCGAGGCCCTGCGAGCCTGGCGAGCCTCCTGGCGCCTGTCCTGGGagcagctgcagctgtgcctggaTCGGGCTGCCACGCTGGCCTCTCGCCGGGACCTGTTCTTCCGCCAGGCCCTGCATAAGGCGCGGCACGTGCTGGAGGCCCGGCAGGACCTCAGCCTGCGCCCGCTGATCTGGGCTGCTGTCCGCGAGGGCTGCCCCGGGCCCCTGCTGGCCACACTGGACCAGG TTGCAGCTGGGGCAGGAGACCCTGGCGTGGCAGCACGGGCACTGGCCTGTGTGGCGGACGTCCTGGGCTGCATGGCAGAGGGCCGTGGGGGCTTGCGGAGCGGGCCAGCTGCCAACCCTGAGTGGATGCAGCCCTTCTCATACCTGGAGTGTGGAGACCTGGCAGCGGGCGTGGAGGCGCTTGCCCAGGAGAGGGACAAGTGGCTAAGCAG GCCAGCCTTGCTGGTGCGAGCGGCCCGCCACTATGAGGGGGCTGGTCAGATCCTGATCCGCCAGGCTGTGATGTCAGCCCAGCACTTTGTCTCCACAGAGCAGGTGGAACTGCCGGGACCTGGGCAGTGGGTGGTGGCTGAGTGCCCGGCCCGTGTGGATTTCTCTG GGGGCTGGAGTGACACGCCACCCCTTGCCTATGAGCTTGGCGGGGCTGTGCTGGGCCTGGCTGTGCGAGTGGACGGCCGCCGGCCCATCGGAGCCAGGGCACGCCGCATCCTGGAGCCTGAGCTGTGGCTGGCGGTGGGGCCTCGGCAGGATGAGATGACTGTGAAGATAGTGTGCCGGTGCCTGGCTGACCTGCGGGACTACTGCCAGCCTCATGCCCCAG GGGCCCTGCTGAAGGCGGCCTTCATCTGTGCGGGGATCGTGCATGTCCACTCGGAACTCCAGCTGAGTGAGCAGCTGCTCCGCACCTTCGGGGGCGGCTTTGAGCTGCACACCTGGTCTGAGCTGCCCCACGGCTCTGGCCTGG GCACCAGCAGCATCCTGGCAGGCACTGCCCTGGCTGCCTTGCAGCGAGCCGCAGGCCGGGTCGTGGGCACGGAAGCCCTGATCCACGCAGTGCTGCACCTGGAGCAGGTGCTCACCACTG GAGGTGGCTGGCAGGACCAAGTAGGTGGCCTAATGCCTGGCATCAAGGTGGGGCGCTCCCGGGCTCAGCTGCCACTGAAGGTGGAGGTAGAAGAGGTCACGGTGCCTGAGGGCTTTGTCCAGAAGCTCAATGACCACCTGCTCTTGGTGTACACTGGCAAGACCCGCCTGGCTCGGAACCTGCTGCAG GATGTGCTGAGGAGCTGGTATGCCCGACTTCCTGCTGTGGTGCAGAATGCCCACAGCCTGGTGCGGCAAACTGAGGAGTGCGCTGAAGGCTTCCGCCAAG GAAGCCTGCCTCTGCTGGGCCAGTGCCTGACCTCGTACTGGGAGCAGAAGAAGCTCATGGCTCCAGGCTGTGAGCCCCTGACTGTGCGGCGTATGATGGATGTCCTGGCCCCCCACGTGCATGGCCAGAGCCTGGCTGGGGCAGGCGGTGGAGGCTTTCTCTATCTGTTGACCAAGGAGCCACAGCAAAAGGAGGCCTTGGAGGCGGTGCTGGCCAAGACCGAG GGCCTTGGGAATTACAGCATCCACCTGGTTGAAGTGGACACTCAGGGCCTGAGCCTGAAGCTGCTGGGGACCGAGGCCTCAACCTGTTGCCCTTTCCCATGA